A window of the Narcine bancroftii isolate sNarBan1 chromosome 4, sNarBan1.hap1, whole genome shotgun sequence genome harbors these coding sequences:
- the pex13 gene encoding peroxisome biogenesis factor 13 isoform X1 — MGSQPPPKPWERRIPGSVNVPSLQSAYLVSGLPSRQGQNVVTRIPPPVPPRSSQQSGVGNLSTYRSAYNTFSPSYTPYGSYTPYSYGYGGIGYNRFRMDDVPPSRFVRQAEESSRGAFQSIESIVHAFASVSMMLEATFSAVYNSFRAVLDVANHFSRLRVHFTKVLSAFALIRTLKYMYRKLQRLLGLRNNSEVEDLWADSVGSVVPAGTEDKAPGSGKSWPIFLFFAVVFGGPYLIWKLLSSATSEPVSTSWANGEDDHIVGRAEYDFTAGTEEELSFRSGDMFNLAPKDQQPKVRGWLLACLDGQTIGLVPANYVRILGKRRGRRQVELEHIAKNQPQRPDDSTAGTSLKEQEAVLESAFSETSKQNTNSDAVDSINAEKDIIEV; from the exons ATCTGCTTATTTGGTATCTGGTTTGCCTTCAAGACAAGGGCAGAATGTAGTTACAAGAATTCCACCTCCTGTTCCCCCAAGATCATCACAACAATCTGGAGTTGGCAATCTCAGTACTTATAGATCTGCTTATAACACCTTCTCACCATCATACACACCATATGGAAGCTATACTCCTTATAGCTATGGATATGGAGGTATTGGCTACAACCGATTTCGAATGGATGATGTACCTCCTAGCAGATTTGTACGCCAGGCTGAAGAAAGCAGTAGAGGAGCATTTCAGTCAATTGAAAGTATTGTTCATGCATTTGCTTCTGTCAGTATGATGCTTGAGGCTACTTTTTCAGCAGTATACAACAGTTTCAGAGCTGTCTTAGATGTTGCTAATCACTTTTCCAGACTCCGAGTGCATTTTACCAAAGTTTTGTCAGCATTTGCATTGATCCGAACTTTAAAGTATATGTATAGGAAGCTACAAAGATTACTTGGCCTGCGGAACAACTCTGAGGTTGAGGACTTGTGGGCAGACAGTGTTGGTTCTGTGGTCCCAGCTGGAACTGAAGACAAGGCCCCTGGGTCAGGCAAATCGTGgcctatttttttgttttttgcagTTGTTTTTGGAGGTCCTTATCTCATATGGAAATTACTCAGCTCGGCAACTTCTGAACCAG TATCTACAAGCTGGGCAAATGGGGAAGATGATCATATTGTTGGAAGAGCAGAATATGATTTTACTGCTGGGACAGAAGAGGAGCTTTCATTTCGTTCAGGTGATATGTTCAACCTTGCTCCTAAAG atcAACAGCCAAAGGTACGCGGATGGCTGTTAGCCTGTTTAGATGGCCAAACAATTGGATTAGTGCCAGCCAATTATGTCAGAATTTTGGGTAAAAGGCGAGGCAGAAGGCAAGTGGAGCTGGAACACATTGCAAAGAATCAGCCACAAAGACCTGATGATTCAACTGCAGGAACCTCATTGAAGGAACAAGAAGCAGTCTTAGAATCTGCTTTTAGTGAAACATCAAAACAGAATACAAATTCTGATGCAGTAGATTCCATAAATGCTGAGAAAGATATAATTGAAGTCTGA
- the pex13 gene encoding peroxisome biogenesis factor 13 isoform X2 — MGSQPPPKPWERRIPGSVNVPSLQSAYLVSGLPSRQGQNVVTRIPPPVPPRSSQQSGVGNLSTYRSAYNTFSPSYTPYGSYTPYSYGYGVSTSWANGEDDHIVGRAEYDFTAGTEEELSFRSGDMFNLAPKDQQPKVRGWLLACLDGQTIGLVPANYVRILGKRRGRRQVELEHIAKNQPQRPDDSTAGTSLKEQEAVLESAFSETSKQNTNSDAVDSINAEKDIIEV, encoded by the exons ATCTGCTTATTTGGTATCTGGTTTGCCTTCAAGACAAGGGCAGAATGTAGTTACAAGAATTCCACCTCCTGTTCCCCCAAGATCATCACAACAATCTGGAGTTGGCAATCTCAGTACTTATAGATCTGCTTATAACACCTTCTCACCATCATACACACCATATGGAAGCTATACTCCTTATAGCTATGGATATGGAG TATCTACAAGCTGGGCAAATGGGGAAGATGATCATATTGTTGGAAGAGCAGAATATGATTTTACTGCTGGGACAGAAGAGGAGCTTTCATTTCGTTCAGGTGATATGTTCAACCTTGCTCCTAAAG atcAACAGCCAAAGGTACGCGGATGGCTGTTAGCCTGTTTAGATGGCCAAACAATTGGATTAGTGCCAGCCAATTATGTCAGAATTTTGGGTAAAAGGCGAGGCAGAAGGCAAGTGGAGCTGGAACACATTGCAAAGAATCAGCCACAAAGACCTGATGATTCAACTGCAGGAACCTCATTGAAGGAACAAGAAGCAGTCTTAGAATCTGCTTTTAGTGAAACATCAAAACAGAATACAAATTCTGATGCAGTAGATTCCATAAATGCTGAGAAAGATATAATTGAAGTCTGA